From the Bdellovibrio reynosensis genome, one window contains:
- a CDS encoding peptide-binding protein translates to MNMKGILALLLSSALTAPAFATAPNASAPKGGNFVINLGGEPPTVHPITSTDAYSRDVQNYVCEGLVTRDSETYDWKPRLAEKWEISKDNKTFTFFLRKNAVFHDGKPVTAEDVKFSFDAIFEPKYEAAHLRPYYEGLAKAEVIDAHTIKFTAKDLYFKNFESAATLTVIPKHVYSDVEKSKKMNRQLICSGPYVLQKFDRGQLITLKKNDKWWGNNDAVYKGTYNFDSITMRFYKDENVQLERAKKGELDYIDLRIEAFMKKTEGAPWGKTVLKHKVQNSAPKSYGFIGWNFRKELFQDKNVRVALAHLLNREEMNKKFRYGMSDLANGAVYIRSEFNPGNKALEFNPKKAQELLGKAGWTDTDKNGVLEKTAGGKKQEFKFTLIYPNKDVEKYWTMYREDLKKAGIDMELKYLEWNSFLKLVDEGNFDAVTMAWGGGSVEPDPKQIWHSSGAVAGGSNFIAYKNPEVDKLIDDARVEPNKAKRIAKLKEVYKKIAEDAPYAFLFNDRYVFYANSSRIGTPGETFKYEIGTDYWWMKPAQ, encoded by the coding sequence ATGAATATGAAGGGAATCCTGGCTCTACTCTTGAGCTCAGCTTTGACCGCTCCCGCTTTTGCAACTGCACCAAATGCGTCTGCACCTAAAGGCGGAAATTTCGTAATCAACTTAGGTGGCGAGCCACCGACAGTTCATCCGATCACAAGCACAGATGCTTACAGCCGTGACGTACAAAACTACGTGTGCGAAGGCTTAGTAACTCGTGACTCTGAGACCTACGATTGGAAGCCACGTTTGGCTGAAAAATGGGAAATCTCCAAAGACAACAAAACTTTCACATTCTTCCTTCGTAAAAATGCTGTTTTCCATGACGGCAAACCTGTAACTGCTGAAGACGTTAAATTCTCTTTTGACGCTATCTTTGAACCAAAATACGAAGCTGCTCACCTTCGTCCATATTACGAAGGTTTGGCTAAAGCGGAAGTTATCGACGCTCACACTATCAAATTCACAGCTAAAGATTTGTATTTCAAAAACTTCGAATCTGCTGCGACTTTGACTGTAATTCCAAAACACGTTTACAGCGATGTTGAAAAATCTAAAAAAATGAACAGACAGCTTATCTGTTCTGGTCCTTACGTTTTGCAAAAATTCGATCGTGGTCAATTAATCACATTGAAGAAAAACGACAAATGGTGGGGTAACAACGACGCCGTTTACAAAGGGACTTACAACTTTGATTCAATCACTATGCGTTTCTATAAAGATGAAAACGTTCAGCTTGAGCGCGCTAAAAAAGGTGAATTGGATTACATCGATCTACGTATCGAAGCTTTCATGAAGAAAACTGAAGGCGCTCCTTGGGGCAAAACAGTTCTTAAACACAAAGTTCAAAACAGCGCTCCGAAGTCTTACGGTTTCATCGGCTGGAACTTCCGTAAAGAACTTTTCCAGGACAAAAACGTACGTGTTGCTTTGGCGCACTTACTAAACCGCGAAGAGATGAACAAAAAGTTCCGTTACGGCATGTCTGATCTTGCTAACGGTGCTGTTTACATCCGTTCTGAATTCAATCCTGGTAATAAGGCTTTAGAATTCAATCCGAAAAAAGCTCAAGAGCTTTTGGGTAAAGCTGGTTGGACTGACACTGATAAAAATGGTGTTCTAGAAAAAACTGCTGGCGGCAAAAAACAAGAATTCAAGTTCACATTGATCTACCCAAATAAAGACGTAGAGAAATATTGGACTATGTACCGCGAAGACTTGAAAAAAGCCGGTATCGACATGGAACTTAAGTATCTAGAGTGGAATTCATTCTTGAAACTTGTTGATGAAGGTAACTTCGACGCTGTGACTATGGCGTGGGGTGGCGGTTCTGTTGAACCAGATCCAAAACAAATCTGGCACTCTTCTGGTGCGGTAGCTGGTGGATCTAACTTCATCGCTTACAAAAACCCAGAAGTAGACAAACTTATCGACGACGCTCGCGTTGAGCCGAACAAAGCTAAACGTATCGCGAAACTGAAAGAAGTTTACAAAAAGATCGCTGAAGACGCTCCATATGCATTCCTATTCAACGACAGGTATGTATTCTATGCAAATTCTTCACGCATCGGAACTCCTGGCGAGACATTTAAGTACGAAATTGGTACAGACTACTGGTGGATGAAACCAGCTCAATAG
- the leuS gene encoding leucine--tRNA ligase, with product MSLNFTEIEAKWQKKWDESKAFKAEDNSQKPKYYALDMFPYPSGSGLHIGHMASYTPGDIISRYKRVNGFNVLHPMGYDAFGLPAEQYAIQTGIHPALTTRKAIESFRKTLQSFGFSFDWSREISTCEPEYYKWTQFIFLKLYERGLAYQKEVPVNWCPALKTVLANDEVIDGKSERGGHPVIRVPMKQWMLKITDYAERLLNDLDKLDWPERTKEGQRNWIGKSEGARVTFKVDGHGDSFEVFTTRPDTLFGVTFMVMAPEHPLVKKIASSAQAKAVEEYIFATSKKSEVDRKATTEKTGVFTGAHAVHPITGEKIQIWIADYVLMDYGTGAIMAVPGHDARDFEFATKFQIQIKRVLEGGDTLPFEGEGTLINSDFLNGLSQKDAIKQMLSHLEAKKLGVREVQYKLRDWLFSRQRYWGEPFPIVQFADGSRGVPVNELPVILPEVADYEPADTGEAPLARNTDWVRYISADGKEGRRETDTMPGAAGSSWYFLRYIDPHNSEAPFSPEAEKYWMPVDLYVGGPEHTVGHLLYSRFWMKVLFDCGLVTHDEPFKKLAHQGMILGPDGEKMSKSRGNVISPEDIAKTHGADAMRTFISFMGPVDKDKPWAPTGIDGVKRFLDRVSRLVVNDEGQYVATKDALTEDIQKLVHKTIKKVTDDIESMGFNTAISAMMILVNELYKTECRSELALKPLVQILAPFAPHLAEELWEKMGGEGLCSLAPWPKYDSNLVADDTVTMGVQVNGKMRGTIEIALTASEQEAVAAALAVSTISSVLAGKNPDKVIYKAGRILNLIVK from the coding sequence ATGAGTTTGAACTTCACTGAAATCGAAGCAAAGTGGCAGAAGAAATGGGACGAAAGTAAGGCTTTCAAAGCTGAAGATAATAGTCAAAAACCTAAATATTATGCCCTCGATATGTTCCCCTACCCATCGGGTTCAGGCCTGCACATTGGTCACATGGCCTCTTACACTCCTGGCGATATTATTTCACGCTATAAGCGCGTGAACGGATTCAACGTTCTTCACCCAATGGGCTATGATGCTTTCGGTTTACCTGCTGAACAGTACGCGATTCAAACTGGCATTCATCCAGCTCTTACAACTCGCAAGGCGATTGAAAGCTTCCGCAAAACTTTGCAGTCTTTCGGTTTTAGTTTTGACTGGAGCCGCGAGATTTCCACATGTGAGCCTGAATACTACAAATGGACTCAATTTATTTTCTTAAAACTTTATGAGCGTGGACTTGCATACCAAAAAGAAGTTCCAGTGAACTGGTGCCCGGCTTTAAAAACTGTTTTAGCCAATGACGAAGTTATTGATGGTAAGTCAGAGCGCGGCGGTCACCCGGTTATCCGCGTTCCAATGAAACAGTGGATGCTTAAAATCACTGATTACGCTGAAAGATTATTAAACGACCTAGATAAACTTGATTGGCCAGAACGCACTAAAGAGGGTCAACGCAACTGGATCGGAAAAAGTGAAGGCGCTAGAGTAACGTTCAAAGTAGATGGACATGGGGATTCATTTGAAGTCTTCACTACCCGCCCTGACACTTTATTTGGCGTCACTTTCATGGTGATGGCGCCAGAACATCCACTAGTGAAAAAGATTGCTTCATCAGCGCAAGCAAAAGCTGTTGAAGAATACATCTTTGCAACTTCTAAAAAATCTGAAGTGGATCGTAAAGCAACTACAGAAAAAACGGGTGTCTTCACTGGTGCCCACGCTGTTCACCCAATCACGGGCGAAAAAATTCAAATCTGGATTGCTGACTACGTATTAATGGATTACGGCACAGGCGCTATCATGGCTGTTCCGGGTCATGACGCTCGTGACTTTGAATTTGCGACGAAATTCCAAATTCAAATCAAACGCGTTCTTGAAGGTGGCGATACTTTGCCATTTGAAGGCGAAGGCACTTTGATCAATTCAGATTTCCTTAATGGCCTTTCACAAAAAGACGCCATCAAACAAATGTTGTCCCACTTAGAAGCTAAAAAACTGGGTGTACGTGAAGTTCAGTACAAACTTCGCGACTGGTTATTCAGCCGTCAACGTTACTGGGGCGAGCCGTTCCCGATCGTGCAGTTTGCTGATGGCAGCCGTGGCGTTCCTGTAAATGAACTTCCGGTGATTTTGCCAGAAGTGGCTGATTACGAACCAGCGGATACAGGTGAAGCTCCCCTAGCAAGAAACACAGACTGGGTTCGTTATATATCTGCTGACGGAAAAGAAGGTCGCCGCGAAACTGACACTATGCCAGGCGCTGCCGGATCTTCTTGGTATTTCCTAAGATACATTGATCCACACAACTCGGAAGCTCCATTCAGCCCTGAAGCTGAAAAATACTGGATGCCAGTGGATCTTTATGTTGGGGGACCAGAACATACGGTCGGCCACTTGCTATATTCAAGATTTTGGATGAAGGTTCTTTTTGACTGCGGTTTAGTGACCCATGATGAGCCATTTAAAAAACTGGCTCACCAAGGAATGATCCTCGGTCCTGATGGCGAAAAAATGTCGAAATCCCGCGGCAATGTAATTTCTCCGGAAGACATTGCAAAAACCCACGGCGCGGATGCGATGAGAACATTTATCAGCTTCATGGGGCCCGTTGATAAAGACAAACCTTGGGCACCAACTGGCATTGACGGCGTGAAGCGCTTCTTGGATCGCGTTTCTCGTTTGGTGGTGAACGATGAAGGTCAGTATGTGGCAACGAAAGACGCCTTAACAGAAGACATTCAGAAATTAGTTCACAAAACGATTAAAAAAGTCACAGACGATATCGAGTCTATGGGCTTTAACACCGCCATCAGCGCCATGATGATCTTGGTGAACGAGCTTTACAAAACGGAATGCCGTTCTGAGTTGGCTCTGAAACCGCTTGTGCAAATCCTGGCTCCTTTCGCGCCTCATTTGGCCGAAGAGCTTTGGGAAAAAATGGGTGGCGAGGGACTTTGCTCTTTGGCTCCATGGCCAAAATATGATAGTAACCTCGTCGCTGATGACACTGTGACAATGGGCGTGCAAGTTAACGGAAAAATGCGCGGCACTATTGAAATTGCGCTTACTGCTTCTGAACAAGAAGCCGTGGCAGCGGCCTTGGCCGTTTCGACAATTTCCTCAGTTTTGGCTGGAAAAAATCCCGACAAGGTGATTTATAAGGCCGGAAGAATTTTGAATTTGATCGTTAAGTAA
- a CDS encoding GGDEF domain-containing response regulator: MSFDSNSFKQPKSRRVLVIDDDKDSLEILLEPLRWEGYDARGVTSEAEAHKLVESWIPHVVILDWMAPSMAGLRVLKAMRSRLSHISCVFVSENSSTEAIIEALDSGADDYIVKPFVPLELLARIRTQLRLRDLTEQLVYANEKLKELVDTDDLTGLYNMRSLYHRLDFEMERGRRFSRDVCVVMMDMDYFKTVNDGHDHLFGSYVLSEVGKIIRANTRNIDIPARYGGDEFLMVLTETNAQGAQHFCERLRENIEKTLFKNGDDSIKLTASLGFAITIPGENISARELVRRADHALYEAKRGGRNKVCSYKPEAAPVVELKNAPQKRRKAAG; this comes from the coding sequence ATGAGTTTTGATAGCAACAGCTTTAAACAACCTAAAAGTCGTCGTGTCCTAGTGATCGATGACGACAAGGATAGCTTAGAGATCCTTTTGGAGCCTTTGCGCTGGGAAGGATATGACGCCCGTGGTGTCACTTCCGAAGCCGAGGCCCATAAGCTTGTGGAATCGTGGATTCCGCACGTTGTTATTTTGGATTGGATGGCGCCTTCAATGGCGGGACTTCGCGTACTAAAGGCGATGCGATCTCGACTTTCCCATATTTCCTGCGTTTTCGTATCTGAGAATTCCAGTACTGAAGCGATTATTGAGGCTCTTGATTCCGGAGCGGATGATTACATCGTAAAACCTTTCGTTCCCTTAGAACTACTGGCCCGTATCCGCACACAATTGCGTTTGCGTGATTTGACTGAGCAACTTGTTTACGCCAATGAAAAACTAAAAGAGTTGGTTGATACTGACGACCTTACGGGTTTGTACAACATGCGCTCGTTATATCATCGCCTGGATTTCGAGATGGAGCGTGGACGTCGCTTTAGTCGTGACGTGTGCGTGGTGATGATGGACATGGATTATTTTAAAACTGTGAATGACGGTCATGATCATTTATTTGGAAGTTACGTGCTTTCTGAAGTGGGCAAAATTATTCGTGCGAATACCCGAAACATTGATATTCCTGCCCGATATGGTGGTGACGAATTCTTGATGGTTTTAACGGAAACGAATGCTCAAGGTGCACAGCATTTCTGTGAGCGCCTTCGTGAAAATATCGAAAAAACCTTATTTAAAAACGGTGATGATTCAATCAAGCTGACGGCATCATTGGGTTTTGCCATTACTATTCCCGGTGAAAATATCAGCGCCCGCGAATTAGTTCGCAGAGCTGACCATGCTTTGTATGAAGCAAAACGTGGTGGCCGTAATAAAGTTTGTTCCTACAAACCCGAAGCTGCGCCTGTGGTTGAGCTTAAAAACGCGCCACAAAAACGCCGTAAAGCTGCAGGTTAA
- a CDS encoding ABC transporter permease subunit — protein sequence MIVYLIRRLLLMIPTFFGITLVTFVLINLAPGSPIEQKLQAIRFGSAGGGGGGGAAGVNSRGDTSVNEEVIEALKKQYGFDKPLHERYFIWLKNLSRLDFGESFTYQEPVIDVIKSKFPVSLQFGIASLLLTYLVCIPLGVQKAIKAGGAYDRITTLILNFTYSIPPLILGIFLIVVLAGKLNLFPLGGLQSDDYESFTTWGKITDRLHHFVLPLICYMIGGFTELSVLMRNSMLDVIKSDFVRTARAKGLSERIVIFKHALRNALIPIATGLGGFFGAFLAGSLIIEQMFNLDGIGLLGYQSVLSRDYNVIMGLTFISSMLLMFGRIFSDIIYVLIDPRIDFK from the coding sequence TTGATCGTTTATTTGATTCGCCGACTGCTATTAATGATCCCCACTTTCTTCGGGATCACCCTTGTTACCTTTGTGCTTATTAACCTAGCTCCAGGAAGCCCTATCGAGCAAAAGCTGCAAGCCATCCGATTTGGTTCTGCAGGCGGTGGCGGCGGTGGGGGAGCGGCCGGTGTGAACAGCCGTGGTGATACCTCTGTAAATGAAGAAGTTATCGAAGCTTTAAAAAAGCAATATGGCTTTGATAAACCACTTCATGAGCGTTACTTCATCTGGTTAAAAAACCTAAGCCGTTTGGATTTTGGTGAATCTTTCACTTACCAAGAACCGGTTATTGACGTAATCAAAAGTAAATTCCCAGTCTCTTTGCAATTCGGTATTGCTTCGTTACTTTTGACTTACCTGGTTTGTATCCCGCTTGGGGTGCAAAAAGCGATCAAGGCGGGTGGCGCTTATGATCGTATTACTACATTAATTCTGAACTTCACTTATTCAATCCCGCCATTGATTTTAGGTATCTTCCTAATCGTTGTGCTTGCGGGTAAATTGAATCTTTTCCCACTGGGTGGTTTGCAATCTGATGATTATGAATCCTTCACAACCTGGGGAAAAATCACAGACCGTTTGCATCACTTCGTACTGCCTTTGATCTGTTATATGATCGGTGGTTTCACAGAGCTTTCTGTTCTTATGAGAAACTCTATGTTGGACGTGATTAAGTCTGACTTCGTTCGCACTGCACGCGCGAAGGGTTTATCTGAAAGAATCGTTATCTTTAAACATGCTCTTCGTAATGCTTTGATTCCGATCGCTACTGGTTTGGGCGGCTTCTTCGGTGCCTTCCTAGCGGGTTCTTTGATTATCGAGCAAATGTTTAACTTGGATGGTATCGGCTTACTTGGTTACCAATCAGTTCTTTCCCGCGATTATAACGTGATCATGGGTCTGACATTTATTTCTTCAATGCTTTTGATGTTCGGCCGTATTTTCAGCGACATCATTTACGTTCTTATTGATCCAAGGATTGATTTCAAATGA
- a CDS encoding ABC transporter permease subunit: MMDPIQKYLIKNELTLKRYRRFKRDRAAVISVWVLLVMFFFSFTAELWANNHPHVLKYKGELYFPLVKDYHPTDFGRDDIYVMDYRELELGEDDWAIWPVIQWDAYESNKTVETYPSPPTKQNWIGTDESGRDVMTRLLYGFRYTMLFALGAWLLAYAIGIMLGSLMGYLGGKTDLVGQRIVEIVESTPIMFVLITMISIFTPSLPMLVAFYACFAWTGISAYMRAQFLSLRKREYVEAAKAIGADHKRIIAKHILPNGLTPIITFSPFVISGNVYTLSMLDYLGLGLTPPTPSWGELMSQAQKWFTIAEWLVWGPMTALFVTLILLINIGIAVRDAFDAKM; this comes from the coding sequence ATGATGGATCCAATTCAAAAATACCTTATTAAAAATGAACTTACCCTTAAGCGTTACCGCCGCTTCAAAAGAGACCGCGCAGCAGTTATCTCTGTATGGGTATTATTGGTTATGTTCTTCTTTAGCTTCACCGCTGAATTATGGGCGAACAACCATCCGCACGTATTAAAATACAAAGGGGAGTTGTACTTCCCTCTAGTTAAAGATTATCACCCGACTGATTTCGGTCGCGATGATATCTACGTGATGGATTATCGTGAGCTTGAGTTGGGCGAAGATGACTGGGCTATCTGGCCAGTGATTCAATGGGACGCTTACGAAAGCAATAAAACCGTTGAAACTTATCCGTCTCCGCCAACGAAGCAAAACTGGATCGGTACAGATGAAAGTGGTCGTGACGTTATGACCCGTCTTCTTTACGGATTCCGTTACACAATGCTTTTTGCATTGGGTGCGTGGTTACTAGCTTACGCTATCGGTATCATGCTTGGTTCTTTGATGGGTTACTTGGGTGGTAAAACGGACCTTGTTGGGCAACGTATCGTAGAGATCGTTGAAAGTACGCCAATCATGTTCGTATTGATCACTATGATTTCGATCTTTACTCCGTCATTACCAATGCTAGTTGCATTCTATGCGTGTTTTGCTTGGACAGGGATTTCTGCTTACATGCGTGCGCAGTTCCTTTCTTTGCGTAAACGTGAATACGTGGAAGCGGCGAAAGCCATCGGTGCTGATCACAAACGTATTATCGCTAAGCATATCTTGCCGAATGGTTTAACTCCGATCATCACGTTCTCTCCGTTCGTAATCTCTGGAAACGTGTACACGCTTTCTATGCTTGATTACTTGGGTCTTGGTTTAACACCTCCGACTCCGTCATGGGGTGAATTGATGTCCCAAGCTCAGAAATGGTTCACCATCGCTGAGTGGTTGGTGTGGGGTCCGATGACAGCGCTATTTGTGACTTTAATTTTATTAATCAACATCGGTATCGCAGTTCGAGACGCTTTCGACGCGAAAATGTAG
- a CDS encoding cation diffusion facilitator family transporter codes for MVDTSTSDAEKIRTSAAWVSVIVSLLVFLFKVGAYRITGSTAVLSDALESIVNVIASAVALFVIRFAAIPADHNHPYGHGKAESFSSAFEGGLIFFAAIMIIGESAKALFYQEPPRQLETGLWIVGAAALVNLFLGLYLKRVGKSHKSEALKASGAHVMSDVLTTVGVMVGLVLVLVTGKTWIDPLIAILVGAHLAYSGYKISRESLGVLMDEQDENVLEDLATSIRKNRKPGVIEIHNLRIIRSGRFHHVDAHLVVPEYWDVAEVHSFTHNYESEVVRDYEFDGELAFHLDPCKKSYCQICDMPNCPIRQLPFQELRLPTVKSLTGGPRPTNQGPYDKPDSSQKN; via the coding sequence ATGGTTGATACCTCTACTAGTGATGCCGAAAAAATTAGAACAAGTGCCGCGTGGGTTTCTGTTATTGTCAGTCTCCTCGTGTTTCTTTTTAAGGTTGGTGCTTATCGCATTACAGGCTCCACTGCGGTTTTGTCAGATGCCTTAGAAAGTATCGTGAATGTAATCGCTTCAGCGGTGGCTCTTTTTGTCATTCGTTTTGCGGCAATTCCCGCAGATCACAATCATCCCTATGGACACGGCAAGGCTGAATCTTTTTCTTCTGCGTTTGAAGGTGGTTTGATCTTTTTTGCCGCGATCATGATTATCGGTGAAAGTGCGAAAGCGCTTTTCTACCAAGAACCACCACGTCAGTTGGAAACAGGTTTATGGATCGTCGGTGCTGCAGCGTTAGTGAATTTATTCTTAGGACTTTATCTTAAGCGTGTCGGTAAATCCCATAAGTCAGAAGCTTTAAAAGCCAGTGGAGCCCATGTCATGTCTGACGTACTGACGACAGTGGGTGTGATGGTAGGCTTAGTGTTGGTTTTAGTGACTGGCAAAACTTGGATCGATCCATTGATTGCGATTTTAGTGGGTGCGCACTTAGCTTATTCTGGCTACAAAATCAGTCGCGAATCTTTGGGTGTGCTAATGGACGAACAAGATGAAAATGTGCTTGAAGATCTTGCTACTTCCATTCGAAAAAATCGCAAACCCGGTGTTATTGAAATTCATAATCTGCGCATCATTCGTTCTGGACGATTTCATCACGTCGATGCCCACTTGGTTGTACCGGAATATTGGGATGTAGCAGAGGTTCATAGTTTCACTCATAACTATGAAAGTGAAGTCGTGCGGGATTATGAATTTGACGGGGAGTTGGCGTTTCACTTGGACCCCTGTAAAAAATCCTACTGCCAGATTTGCGACATGCCAAATTGCCCAATAAGGCAGCTGCCGTTTCAGGAGTTGCGCCTTCCGACGGTGAAAAGCTTGACCGGAGGCCCTCGTCCGACTAATCAAGGGCCCTATGACAAGCCCGATTCCTCGCAGAAGAATTAA
- the speA gene encoding biosynthetic arginine decarboxylase: MSNWSPEKSAELYGINNWGNGYFRINSAGNVSVTPMGAEGPAVDLHELTQDLLDRGIRVPIMIRFPDIIKSRVELLNGCFKKAFADHGYKGNYNGVYPIKVNQQRHLVQELVKYGKDYNMGLECGSKPELLVVLALMTSPNSLIICNGFKDTEYIETAILSQKLGRNTIIVVDRREELKMIVDAAKKFNTRPKIGFRAKLNTQGAGKWVDSSGARSKFGLTAPEIVEGVEYLKAEGMLDCLELMHYHIGSQVPAIQSIKSSLKEGARFYTELYKMGAGLKYIDVGGGLGIDYDGSGHSDSSVNYSAQEYANDIVSVLQTLCDEKGIPHPNIVTESGRFLVAHHSVLVFNVLGINDLHRHEPPRPATKSDPAIMQDLQYIFEKVNKDNINECFNDLEQAKQETLQLFTYGVLSLEQRAWCESMYFTVATKMVKLAKTVPDTEDIIAALSKELCDTFYSNFSLFQSLPDSWAVGQLFPVTPIHRLGEEPVREGTLADLTCDSDGVIEKFIDTETGEPKETVRLHSFVDGEQYYLGVFLTGAYQEILGDLHNLFGDTDAVHISLSNVGYTIDHYVPGDTVTEVLSYVQYGRSEMVDNVRQATEDSIQKGSITKQEAKLLIKHYEEGLSGYTYLEEAE; the protein is encoded by the coding sequence ATGTCAAATTGGTCTCCTGAAAAAAGCGCAGAGTTGTACGGCATTAACAACTGGGGTAACGGCTACTTCAGAATCAATAGCGCTGGAAATGTTTCAGTAACTCCGATGGGAGCTGAAGGCCCTGCTGTTGACCTTCACGAATTGACACAAGATCTTTTAGACCGCGGCATCCGCGTTCCTATCATGATCCGCTTTCCTGACATTATTAAATCCCGCGTGGAGCTTTTAAACGGCTGCTTTAAAAAAGCATTCGCTGACCACGGTTACAAAGGGAACTACAACGGCGTTTACCCAATTAAGGTGAACCAACAACGCCACCTTGTTCAAGAGCTTGTAAAATACGGTAAAGACTACAACATGGGTCTTGAGTGCGGTTCTAAACCTGAACTTCTAGTGGTTCTGGCTTTGATGACTTCGCCAAACTCTTTGATCATCTGTAACGGCTTTAAAGATACTGAATACATTGAGACTGCGATTCTTTCTCAAAAGCTAGGCCGTAACACGATCATCGTTGTCGACCGTCGCGAAGAGCTTAAAATGATCGTCGATGCGGCGAAGAAGTTTAACACTCGTCCAAAAATCGGTTTCCGCGCAAAACTTAATACGCAAGGTGCTGGTAAATGGGTTGATTCTTCAGGTGCCCGTTCTAAGTTCGGTTTGACGGCTCCAGAGATCGTTGAGGGTGTTGAATATCTTAAAGCTGAAGGCATGTTAGATTGCCTTGAGCTGATGCACTATCACATCGGTTCACAGGTTCCAGCTATCCAAAGCATTAAGTCTTCTTTAAAAGAAGGCGCACGCTTTTATACTGAGCTTTACAAAATGGGCGCGGGCCTTAAATACATCGACGTGGGTGGCGGTTTAGGTATCGACTACGACGGTTCTGGTCACTCTGACAGCTCTGTGAACTATTCAGCACAAGAATACGCAAACGACATCGTGTCTGTGTTGCAAACTCTTTGTGATGAAAAAGGCATTCCACATCCAAACATCGTGACTGAGTCTGGCCGCTTCCTAGTAGCCCATCACTCAGTCCTTGTGTTTAACGTACTTGGTATTAACGATCTTCATCGTCATGAGCCGCCTCGTCCTGCGACGAAAAGCGATCCAGCGATCATGCAAGATCTTCAGTACATCTTTGAAAAAGTAAATAAAGATAACATCAACGAGTGTTTCAATGACTTAGAACAAGCTAAGCAAGAAACCCTGCAGTTATTCACTTACGGCGTTCTTTCACTAGAACAACGCGCGTGGTGTGAAAGCATGTACTTCACTGTCGCAACTAAGATGGTGAAACTTGCTAAGACGGTTCCTGATACTGAAGATATCATCGCGGCCCTTTCTAAAGAGCTTTGCGATACCTTCTATTCAAACTTCTCTTTATTCCAGTCGCTTCCAGATTCTTGGGCGGTAGGACAACTATTCCCAGTGACTCCGATTCATCGCTTGGGCGAAGAGCCTGTGCGTGAAGGTACACTAGCTGACTTAACTTGTGACTCTGACGGTGTGATTGAAAAGTTCATCGATACAGAGACAGGCGAACCAAAAGAGACAGTTCGTTTGCATTCGTTTGTTGATGGCGAGCAGTACTACTTAGGCGTGTTCTTAACAGGCGCTTACCAAGAGATCCTAGGTGACCTTCATAACTTGTTCGGAGATACAGACGCCGTTCATATTTCTTTAAGCAACGTGGGCTACACTATTGATCACTACGTACCGGGCGATACAGTAACGGAAGTTCTATCTTATGTTCAGTACGGCCGCTCTGAAATGGTTGATAACGTTCGCCAAGCAACTGAAGACAGCATCCAAAAGGGCTCAATCACAAAACAAGAAGCAAAACTTCTGATTAAGCACTACGAAGAAGGCTTATCTGGTTACACATACCTGGAAGAAGCTGAGTAA